The Anas acuta chromosome 1, bAnaAcu1.1, whole genome shotgun sequence genome segment GCTTTTTTATACTCCAAACCTAACCCCTCAGCAggtcctcctgctcctccttcatGGCTGGAGGTGCACGGGGAGCACAGCGGcgcctgcccagggctgtgccctgtTCCCAGCCATCTCCCGGGGGCACCCACCCTGCTGGCTGCCCGTACCCTTCAGCAGCGCACAGTTGTAGGTGCTATGTGTGGAATGGGAGCGGAGATGGATGATGCTTCTGCTGAAGTCATGGATGACTTTGGTGACCTTGAAGACCTCAAAGGGTGGGATGAGGACTTCTTTCTCACCAGGGTAGAAGGAGAAGTTCCAGATGGGGACACCGTAGCAGGTGTACACAATGAAGAAGGTGTCCTGGCCAAATCTCTTGGTAGCTTTCTTatggagggaggcagaggcGAACTGGCCGAATCGGACAGTCTGGTTGATCTGGGCCATAAAGTGGATGCCCCTGACGCCACGGTAGACGTTGTAGCATCTGCGGCCCTGGGCATTCCGCAGAGTGTGCAGGGCCTCAGTCAGGAGGAAATGCATTGTCTTGAAGGGGAAGGATTGGAGGTAGTACCCGCGGGAGCGCCCACCCTCGCGCACAGCTGCGTTGAA includes the following:
- the LOC137850051 gene encoding NAD(P)(+)--arginine ADP-ribosyltransferase 2-like, with amino-acid sequence MEHLGLGWVLLAGTLAGTLAASSTREQDLGPIKKLAMGMAQNSFDDQYRGCRYKMEVALKKLHHVEFKNHIYANTWRRADKRWRKQWGNSNHSQVLQREYAVAVLAYTANTGLYSQFNAAVREGGRSRGYYLQSFPFKTMHFLLTEALHTLRNAQGRRCYNVYRGVRGIHFMAQINQTVRFGQFASASLHKKATKRFGQDTFFIVYTCYGVPIWNFSFYPGEKEVLIPPFEVFKVTKVIHDFSRSIIHLRSHSTHSTYNCALLKGTGSQQGGCPREMAGNRAQPWAGAAVLPVHLQP